One Amycolatopsis sp. NBC_00355 genomic window carries:
- a CDS encoding cytochrome P450, with product MTNDPRAVPGRRPVLGHTVALLRDPLKLFDSLPAHGDVVELRLGPLPVHVVTSPELAWRVLATDADKFDKGLVFDKMRPLFGDGLATSNGELNRRQRRMVMPAFGRTRIAGYAENTMTALADELAGSWRPGEVVEFDQRMQDLVLTIAGQTLFSTALGDDVLAEIRRSIPIMLKYVLVRAFSPKFVEKLPIPANRRFDAAAARLREVIGATVVAARKEGADHGDLLSMLLAARDEDTGEGMSDRQVHDEVITILTTGAETTAVALAWFFHELGQHPDVERRFHAEVDEVLDGRPARFEDLPELVYTNQIVNEIVRRTPPLILMRRAREDVELGGVTIPAGSEVAVSQHTLHRDPRWFPEPGRFDPDRWAPGRAAELPKGAYIPFGAGARLCPGHVFAPTEIAIVAATIGARWRLVPVPGKKVRAQLKATMQPNRLPMTVVPRQT from the coding sequence GTGACGAACGACCCGCGCGCCGTCCCCGGTCGCCGGCCAGTGCTCGGGCACACGGTGGCGCTGCTGCGCGACCCGCTGAAACTGTTCGATTCCCTGCCCGCGCACGGAGATGTCGTCGAACTGCGCCTGGGGCCGCTGCCGGTGCACGTCGTCACCAGCCCCGAACTGGCCTGGCGGGTACTGGCCACCGACGCCGACAAGTTCGACAAGGGCCTCGTCTTCGACAAGATGCGCCCGCTGTTCGGCGACGGGCTGGCCACCTCGAACGGCGAGCTCAACCGCCGGCAGCGCCGGATGGTCATGCCCGCCTTCGGCCGGACGCGGATCGCGGGCTACGCCGAGAACACGATGACCGCCCTGGCCGACGAGCTGGCCGGCTCCTGGCGGCCCGGCGAAGTCGTCGAGTTCGACCAGCGGATGCAGGACCTGGTGCTCACCATCGCCGGGCAGACGCTGTTCTCCACCGCCCTCGGCGACGACGTGCTCGCCGAGATCCGCCGCTCGATTCCGATCATGCTGAAGTACGTGCTGGTCCGGGCGTTCTCGCCGAAGTTCGTCGAGAAGCTGCCGATCCCGGCGAACCGCCGGTTCGACGCCGCCGCGGCCCGGCTGCGCGAGGTGATCGGCGCGACCGTCGTCGCCGCGCGGAAGGAGGGCGCCGACCACGGTGACCTGCTGTCGATGCTGCTGGCGGCGCGGGACGAGGACACCGGCGAGGGCATGTCCGACCGCCAGGTGCACGACGAGGTCATCACGATCCTCACCACCGGCGCCGAAACGACCGCCGTGGCGCTGGCCTGGTTCTTCCACGAGCTCGGGCAGCACCCGGATGTCGAACGGCGGTTCCACGCGGAGGTGGACGAGGTCCTCGACGGCCGTCCCGCACGCTTCGAGGACCTGCCGGAACTGGTCTACACGAACCAGATCGTGAACGAGATCGTCCGCCGCACCCCGCCGCTGATCCTCATGCGCCGGGCGCGTGAAGACGTCGAACTCGGCGGTGTCACGATCCCCGCGGGCAGCGAGGTGGCGGTCAGCCAGCACACGCTGCACCGGGATCCGCGCTGGTTCCCCGAGCCCGGGCGGTTCGACCCGGACCGCTGGGCGCCCGGACGGGCCGCGGAACTGCCGAAGGGCGCGTACATCCCGTTCGGGGCCGGCGCGCGGCTGTGTCCCGGGCACGTGTTCGCGCCGACCGAGATCGCCATCGTCGCCGCGACCATCGGCGCCCGCTGGCGGCTGGTCCCGGTGCCGGGCAAGAAGGTCCGGGCGCAGCTCAAGGCCACGATGCAGCCGAACCGGCTGCCGATGACCGTGGTGCCGCGGCAGACCTGA
- a CDS encoding alpha/beta hydrolase encodes MRLPVKLTSALFACVVLLGSLTAAVPAEAAAISCADTDLPVTGPGLPPLVPGAPATVHGRLCLPAGAVPDAVQLLVHGGTYNSAYWDLPYQPERYSYQRDMASHGYATFAADQLGAGGSSHPLSLPLTVQAEAEALHEVIGHLRAGHVGGTAFARVVIVGHSVGSGVVAVEAGTYHDVDGVILTGVTHLPALPVLALGAALGLQPASFDDQLAHLGSDPLYFTTRPGARAGLFYAAGDADPGVIAADEATKDQVSVPGMGTVALFGIVLPATWGITVPVFQVVGEKDVLFCGLLALRDCSSAATLRAQEAPYYRDPSKLSMFVLPGAGHSVALHENAGQYRDATRTWLNDRIGVTAQGYHSIG; translated from the coding sequence GTGAGACTGCCGGTCAAGCTGACGTCGGCGTTGTTCGCCTGCGTCGTCCTGCTCGGGTCCCTGACCGCCGCGGTCCCCGCCGAAGCGGCCGCGATCTCCTGCGCCGACACGGATCTGCCGGTCACCGGGCCCGGGCTGCCGCCGCTCGTGCCGGGCGCGCCCGCGACGGTGCACGGCCGGCTGTGCCTGCCCGCCGGCGCGGTGCCGGACGCCGTCCAGCTGCTCGTGCACGGCGGCACGTACAACAGCGCGTACTGGGATCTGCCGTACCAGCCGGAGCGCTACTCCTACCAGCGCGACATGGCTTCGCACGGCTACGCGACGTTCGCCGCGGACCAGCTCGGCGCCGGCGGCAGCAGCCACCCGCTCAGCCTGCCGCTGACGGTGCAGGCCGAAGCCGAGGCGCTGCACGAGGTGATCGGCCACCTGCGCGCCGGGCACGTCGGCGGCACGGCGTTCGCGAGGGTCGTCATCGTCGGCCACTCGGTCGGGTCCGGGGTCGTCGCCGTGGAGGCGGGGACCTACCACGACGTCGACGGCGTGATCCTGACCGGCGTCACGCACCTGCCCGCGCTGCCGGTGCTGGCGCTGGGCGCGGCGCTCGGGCTGCAGCCGGCGTCGTTCGACGACCAGCTGGCCCACCTGGGCAGCGACCCGCTGTACTTCACGACGCGGCCGGGGGCGCGGGCCGGGCTGTTCTACGCCGCCGGTGACGCCGACCCGGGCGTGATCGCGGCCGACGAAGCCACGAAGGACCAGGTCTCGGTGCCGGGGATGGGCACGGTGGCGTTGTTCGGCATCGTGCTGCCCGCGACGTGGGGAATCACCGTCCCGGTTTTCCAGGTGGTCGGGGAAAAGGACGTGCTTTTCTGCGGGCTGCTCGCCCTTCGCGACTGTTCGAGCGCCGCGACACTGCGGGCCCAGGAGGCGCCGTATTACCGGGACCCGTCGAAGCTGTCGATGTTCGTGCTCCCCGGCGCGGGGCATTCCGTTGCGCTGCACGAAAACGCCGGACAGTACCGGGATGCCACCCGAACGTGGCTGAATGACCGGATCGGCGTAACTGCTCAGGGTTATCACTCGATTGGATGA